CGCAGACCGAGTTTCTGACCGCGGACAAGAAGAACATCGTCCTTGAAGCCTACGCCACCTGGAAAGTGACCGATACCCTGACCTTCCTCAAGACCGTGAACGATCCGCAGGGTGCGGAGACGCGCCTGGCAGACATCGTATCGTCGGAACTTGGCACCGCTCTCGGGCAGGTGGAACTCAGCCAATTGGTCACTGTGGATGCGGCGCAATTGAAATTGGGGGATACGCTTCTGACCGTGACCCAGGGGGCGGCTGCTCGCACACAGCAATATGGCTTCGTTGTAACAGATGTTCGCCTCAAACTGCTCACCTTCCCGCAAGCCAACCTCACCAGCGTTTTTCAACGAATGAAAGCCGAACGGGAGGCAATTGCGCGCCAATTCCGTTCGGAAGGCACTGAGGAAGCCGCAAAAATTCGCGCCGGCGCGGATGCTGATAAAGCCAAAATTCTGGCGGATGCCAACCAGCAGGCGGCGGAGATTCGCGGGCAGGCGGATGCGGAAGCCATCGCCATCTACGCCGCCGCATTCGGGAAGGATCCGGAATTCTATCGCTTTCTCCGCACCCTGCAATCCTATGAGGCGTTCATTGACGGTAATACCACCCTCATCCTGCCCTCAGACTCTGAACTTTTGCAGTACCTCAACCCGGGCAATGTCACCGTTCCACCGCCCGTAGTCCCTTAGGAGGCTTCGATGACCACCAACCCTCCCACACCTCCACCTTCGTTCGATTGGCGCGGCGCATATCGCCGAGTGACTCAAGCAGTTGCTCGTTTTATACGCATACTCATTGGCGATGGCGAATCTCCCGTGGACGATCTGCGCGCTGCTTTCGGGCACCTTAACCCTCGTCGTATTGTCTGGGGCATATTGGGACTTGCCCTCGCCGGTTACTTCGCCACAGGAATTTATGTGGTCGCGCCCGGTGAGCTTGGCGTAGTGCGCCGCTTTGGAGCGGTGATCGAACCGCGCGCCGCGCCAGGTCTGCACTACCGCCTGCCGTGGCCAATCGACCGGGTGGATGTTGTCAATGTCAGTGATGTACGCCGTGAAGTCGTGGGTGTTGTTGAACCCGAGGAAGGACATGAACATCCCGAGCCGCCGTCCAAACTCCAGGTGCTTTCCGGCGATACCAACGTAATTGATGTGGAGATTGTCGTTCAATATCAGGTGCGTGACCCACAGGCGTATCTGCTCAATGTGCAATACGCGCCGTATAGACTTGTACGTGATGCCGTGAGGCAGGCTGTGACCACGCTTATGAGTCAGCAGCCGGTGGATGCCATCCTCACCACGGAAAGACAGGCTTTGCAGGACGATATTCGCGCCGAAACACAGAAACGATTGGACGAATACAATAGCGGGCTTGTTGTAGTCGGAATCAATTTGCAGAAGGCATTCCCGCCCGACGAAGTGTCCGCCGCCTTCACAGACGTGAACAGCGCCAAGGAAGACAAAAACCGCGCCATCAACGAGGCATCGGGTTATGCCAATAGCCTCATTCCCGAAGCGCGCGGGCAGGCTGAAAAAATTCTGGCAGACGCCGAGGCATACCGCTCGAATGTGCTTGGACAAGCCAATGGCGCAGCGCAGGCGTTCGAGGCTGTGCTGGCCGAGTATCAAACCAATTCCAAAATCTATGGCGAGGATGTGACCCGCTACCGGCTGTACCTTGAAGTGCTTGAAAAAATCCTGCCACGAGTGCAGATCTATACGGTGGACACTGAGAATGGAACGGTGAACCTCCGTTTATTCGGGAATCCCGCATCGACCCCTGTCCCCGCACCCTAAAGGTGAATAATGGCTGAAGGCTGGAAGCAAATCTGGGAAGACATACGAAACGCCCTGAGAGGCACGGAAGCGAAAGGGGAAGCTGCGCCATCCCTGGAGCCGTCTGAATCGCAGCAATCTAATTTCGAAGATCAGGCTATCGAAGATGATCAAGAAACGATTGCCAGTTCGTTGATCGAGGAGTCCAAAGAGGCGTTGGAACCCTCCGGCGAACTTATTCTGGAGCCAAGTCCGACACCGGGTCAGGTCTGGATGCGTCGGTTGTACAGGGGGGGATCTTATTTGTTGATGGCGATTATTCTACTGGCCGCCTTCTGGTTTGCAGGCGGCTATCGCTGGGCGCCGGATGTCTATTTCTGGTGGCTGCGTCTCACTGCGCCAAAGCCGCCAGCCTCCGATGTTGTTGCAACCTTCGATGGCGGGCAAATCACGATCGCAGATGTTGACGCCCACTTGAAGTTGCTCCTGCCGGAGGAGTACCAATCCGTGGCGGGGTCACCGGAAACACTGCTGGCTGTAATCGAGGATATGGTCACGGACGAATTGACAAGACGCTGGGCAGCTGCACGTCAGCCGGATCAGGATGAAACGTTCAGCCATACCATGCAGCATATCAATGAAAGTCTCAACCTGGAGTCGCTCGACCTTCAATTGCACGAAAATGAAATTCCAGTCTCAGAAAGTGAAATCCAGGCATACTACGAGTCCAACAAAGCTCAGTTTGGGGATTTGACGCTTGATCAGGTGCGCGAGCAAATTCGCCAAACACTTGTCTCTGAACGTGAGCAAGACTATATTGACCAATACATTCAGCGGCTGAAGGATAACGCCTCCATCAGCCGTAACTTCGACTTGCTCAATGTGCCAGCGCCTTCGGAAGATGATTTGCGCCGTTATTACGACGTCAACCTGGAACAATTCCAACTGCCGCGCCAGGTCCTTGTGGATGAATTGCAATTCGCAATCGGAGGAGATGAAGCGGCGGCTCGAAAAAACGCCGATGACGCGCTGCTCAAGATCCGCTCGGGTGCAACATTTGAGGAGGTCGCGCAGACCATCGTTGGTGCGTCCTTTCAAGGCGACATAACCGCACCCGAAGGAACTCGTGAGCCGGAATGGGATGCCGCAGTCTTTGAGCTGACCGATGGTGAATTGAGCGACGTGTTTCGCGCTGGGGATTCATTTTATATTGTGCGGTTGAACCAGTTTCGGCCGGCTCGCACAAAATCCCTGGACGAAGTTCGTACTGAGGTGTTGACAGCTGTGCAACAACAGAAAACGGATGAATGGTTCGCCGCCAATGCAAGCAAAACCATTTTCACGGTCAAAGGTAAAGGGTATACACTGGGTGAGTTTTACCAGGAATATCAGGAACTGCCGATTTCGACGCAGTCTCAATATGCCGGCGCGGATGGTATGCAGAAATTGGCTGAAGCGTTGATCGAGCGCCTGTTGCTTGTTGAGGATACATACGACCAATTGCTCGATGTGCAGAACAAGCCGTTATCGGATGAGTCAAGATTGCAAGTACTGAAACAGATGATGCACCAGGAGGAGGTGGATGACAAGATCCAGGTCACTGATGAAGAGCTGCAAAAATTCTACGACGAAAACATTGACTTGATGGCTCTTCCGCCCAAAGCTCGTATCCGCTACATCCGCATTGGCCTGGGACAGACAGAGGATGAACAAAAAGCTGCCCGCGCTCGCGCTGACGAAGCCTACAAAAAACTCGTTCCCGGATTGTTCCAACAAGGCGCGGACTTCGCTGGAATTGCCCAGGAATACTCTGAAGATCCCGAAACAGCCGCGCAAGGTGGAGAGCTTTCTGAATGGATTGGTGAAAGCGACGACATTCTGGCGGAGGTTCAGTTGCATCCCTTCCACGAAGTGGCTCTTGCATTACAGCCAGATGAGATTAGTCAACCCTTCCAGTTTGGTGACAGCTTGTACATTGTCCAAGTTATTGAACGCAGTGGTCCCGAACAGTTGCCATTTGAGCAAGCCAAGCCATATATAGAAGAAATACTTACCCAGCAAAAACATGATGAACAAATGGTCCAACTTCAAGAGACACTCCTCAAACAGGCCAACTTTGTCATCTATCCCACCGTACTGGAAAAATACTTTCAGGAACTGCAAACACCTGCGCCTCTTAATCCATCGCCCTGAGGAGGCTGATATTTTGGAGAAATAATGATGTCGGACAGGCAAAAGCCCTCAGTGTCGAAAATCCAAGGTTCGCATAAGAGCGCAACCCGCTGGCAGGAACGGCGCCGTCTTACTTGCCTGGTTTGGATATTGATTGCAGTGGTAATCGCGATAGGTCTGGCATTCCTGCCTGGAAATCAGGATATTCCGGCGATGGAAGTCAGGCTAGTTAACAGCCCAAGAGAGAGGCATTTGTATGAACCTGACTTCGATCCATCGCATGCATTTTGGCAGTACCCTGCAAAACATGACAGCGGCATCACCATTTCCGCGCCCCGAAGAAACCCTAATCCAAGATTAACTCTGGATACAAGCCTGCTGATATAATCCTATTTGTGGAAGACAACCGTATGGTATGAAGACACAACAACTGCTTTTTCTGACATTAATCCTCGGTGCACTCTTACTTGGCTTGGCAGCGCATGCAATTCCTGCGACCTCCCTCTGCGTTTGCACAGATCGGGCTGGCGATGTGCCTCGCGCGGCAGGTTTTGACATTTGCCTGGTATGCCAACTGCAAACAGGGATTATTCTTTCCGTGATTTTGCCGCTTCTCCCGGAAAGCAACCTGGTTGGTTTGATTTACGCATCCAGCCAGGTTCCGCAGAAACACGCCACCCGGATTCCACACCCTCCCACACTCAACTAATTCAATTTTTCTTGCGCCTGTTATGGAACTGGCGCTCTCCCGCTGTTGCGCTCCAATTGCGCGCGAGCGGGATTGTTATCATTGTTATCATTGTACCTATTTGGAGAATTTATGAAGAAAAGAAAAGCAAGAAAATTCCCGGTTTTGCTTCTTGCCGGAGGCGGGCTCCTGCTTATTGTGGCTGCCGTAATGTTAGGTTTGCAAAACGGAAGCATTCCGGCAACATCTTCCGAACCCGCTGTGTCGAGCGAACATGAGGAGGAAACATTTCCTGAAATTGAGCGCGTCTCACTAGAGGATGCGAAAGCGGCGTTGGATGCAGGAACAGCTGTATTTGTGGATGTACGTGGAGTCGATGCGTACAACATGAGCCATATACCCGGATCGTTATCCATCCCACTTGCCGAATTGGAGTCACGGCTTACCGAGCTTAACCCGAACCAATGGATCATCACCTACTGTACCTGACCCAGCGAAGAATCAAGCGCCCGTGCGGCGCGTACTCTGCTGGACAATGGTTTTACAAACGTCTCGCCTGTTTTAGGCGGGTTCAATGCGTGGATGGAAGCGGGTTATCCAACCGAGCCGTAGGGCTTTTCGAATTTTGAAGGAGTCAGTATGTTTGCAGGAAACAAATTTTTTCTACTATTTATGATTGCCACAACGCTTGTGCTTAGCGCGTGTCAATCCATATCTGCGAGTGGTGTTGGTGAAGAAGTAAGTATCGAAGGCGGGAGTTACCGTGTTGTCTCGGTTCAGGAATTACAAGGTATGCTCGAGAACAAGGATTTCACGATGATCAATGTTCACACACCCTGGCAGGGTGATATTCCACAAACGGATTCCCGCCTGGCGTATGATCAGATCTCAGAAAACCAGGATCAATTGCCGGTGGAGAAGGACGCGAAGATTCTGGTGTATTGCCTGACATCGGGCATGGCGAAGAAGGCAGTCGAATCCCTCGTAGACCTGGGATATACCAATATTTGGATGCTTGATGGAGGAACCACTGCCTGGGAAGAAGCGGGGTTGACACTCAAAAAAGAATGATGAGGCTGGCAGATGATATGGATCAGCCCTGCTTGAAAAGGTCATCATGAGACGATCAATTTCCCGCCGCGATTTTCTCAAACTTGCCGGCGTAGGTTTGGGTGCGCTGGCTTTTCGCCCCTTCAACCTTGAGTCATATTACACGCCCAAGCCTTTGCCGCAATTCCCGAACAGTGAAATTATCGGGCGCATTCTTGGCACAACGCAAGTCACGAATCGTCCAAGCAACGATCCGCTGCAGGCTTCTGCTCTGGGGACGTTGTACGATGACAATCTTGTTGAATGGGGACGAGAAGTGGTGGGAAATGCGGTTGGGCTGACCAACCAAAGATTCCTCGAAACACCGCAGGGGTATGTCTGGGCTTCTTTGGTACAACCAACGAGAAACCTGCCCAACGTGCCGATCACAGCGATGCCTGCTGGTGTTTCGGGGTTTTGGGCGGAAGTCACCGTTCCATATATCGACCTCGCCCTGGAAGGTCCCGTTGTCTCCTCCTGGCTTCAAAGTCTGATCAGTTATAACTTTCCGCCGCGCTTGTATTATGGTCAGGTCGTTTGGATCGATCAGGTTCGAGTGGATCCAAGCGGGGTGGTGTATTACCGTTGGAATGAGTCGCCGGGACATGGTTATGGTCCAGGCGATATCTTCTGGGCGGATGGCGCGGGGCTGAAAATATTGACTGAGGAAGAGGTTGCCCCAATCAGCCCGGATGTGGATCCCAACGAAAAAATTATCCGTGTGGACCTGACCTATCAAACACTGGGATGTTTCGAAGGTTTAAGGGAAGTTTATTTTTGTCGTATTTCAAGCGGGGCGGAGTTTAACGCCTATGGTGAACGGGTCGATAAGTGGAAAACTCCAACAGGCGATTTGAGCACCCATTGGAAGATCATTTCGCTCAACATGAGCGGCGGCAGTTCGGGAGCTGGCTATTCCACCCCGGCTGTGCCCTGGGTGAATATGATCAGCGGCGAGGGCGTCGCCATACATGGCGCCTTCTGGCATAATGATTTTGGTGAACGCCGATCCCACGGCTGTATCAATGTTAAACCCGAAGATGCCAAGTGGATTTTCCGCTGGACAACTCCCCATATTTCCCTCGCCCAAAGCGAACAACGCATGACATGGCCCGATCACGGCACGATTGCATCCGTAACCCAAATTGAGGTTTGAAACAAAATAAGTTTTTCCAACAAGATCGTGGCGATGCAAACCAGATTGGATTTTTAATGACAAAAATATCAAGTTCTACACCTGGAATGTCCCAACCTGTTCTCAATGAACGTTTGCGGGTGTTTCTCCATGCGCTGCTCTTTGTGCTTGGCTTTTCGCTGGTCTTCGTGATCGGCTGGGGCGGCTCGGTGACAGCGCTGGGTCAGTTATTTGGCGCGTATAAACGGGTGATTGCACAGGTCGGTGGTGTGATCGTCATCATGTTCGGATTGGCGACTCTGGAAGTGATTCGTATTCCGTGGTTTTATGCTGATACACGTGCACAATACTCGGGTCAACGCGGAACGTATGGCGGCTCGGCATTAATGGGCATTTTCTTCGCGGCAGGCTGGAGCCCGTGCATTGGCGCGACCCTGGGAGCGATCCTCACAATGGGACTTAACCAGCAAAAAGTGGGGGAAGCCATGTGGCTGTCATCGGGATATTCGCTCGGCTTGGGCATTCCATTTCTGGTGATGGCAATTGGATTGGAACGCGCAACGGATTGGCTCAAACGCATGAGGCCTTATCAAAAATATTACAAAATCGCCAGCGGCATCTTCATCATGGCAATTGGGATATTGTTGTTGACAAACACCATGAGCCTGATCGCGATCTGGGCATTCAAGAATGGATATTACATTGAGTCTTTTTCCAGTTATGCCGCCACGCCCACTTATCTCACTGCCATTGTCGCGGGGTTGCTCTCCTTTATATCCCCATGTGTGCTTCCGCTAGTGCCTGCCTATCTCGGCTATCTGAGCGGACATACAATACAGAAATCCTAATGATCAGAACAGGAAGCTCATGGAAACTATTACAAATTCTGAAGACACAATCACTTTCAAGCGTTCCCACTTTTATTCGGTACTTGTGGTTTTGGCTTTCGCGGTTGGAATCTTGACCGGGTATGTCGTTTGGGGACGTACATCGCCTCAAACCCAGGTTGCGGCGAATGATCAGCCCGTCGTTCAAGCGCCCGCTGTCACCCAGGCGCCCCAATTCACCCGTTATGATATTCCAGCAGACGGATTCCCAGGCATTGGACCTGCAGACGCGCCCATTGTGATCGTCGAGTTCAGCGATTTTCAATGTCCGTTCTGCAAACGATTCTACGATGAGACCTATCAGCAACTGATGGATGCTTATCCCGGAAAGATCCGGTTTGTCTATCGCCACCTGCCCCTGACTTCCATCCACCCTGAAGCATTCCCTGCGGCAGAAGCCTCGATGTGCGCCAACGAACAGAATGCCTTCCCGCAATATCACAACAAACTCTTTGAAAATCAGGACAAACTTGGGCGAGACCTATACTTGCAGATAGCCGCCGACCTCAGCCTAGATACCGACTCCTTCGAAGAATGCCTGGCTACAGGCAGATA
This portion of the Anaerolineales bacterium genome encodes:
- the hflC gene encoding protease modulator HflC, yielding MKSLRTIILIIVALGFLAVNLVFFQVDATEYAVVTQFGNPVNVITSPGLYAKLPDPFQSVTRINNQLRVYNLPQTEFLTADKKNIVLEAYATWKVTDTLTFLKTVNDPQGAETRLADIVSSELGTALGQVELSQLVTVDAAQLKLGDTLLTVTQGAAARTQQYGFVVTDVRLKLLTFPQANLTSVFQRMKAEREAIARQFRSEGTEEAAKIRAGADADKAKILADANQQAAEIRGQADAEAIAIYAAAFGKDPEFYRFLRTLQSYEAFIDGNTTLILPSDSELLQYLNPGNVTVPPPVVP
- a CDS encoding peptidyl-prolyl cis-trans isomerase — translated: MAEGWKQIWEDIRNALRGTEAKGEAAPSLEPSESQQSNFEDQAIEDDQETIASSLIEESKEALEPSGELILEPSPTPGQVWMRRLYRGGSYLLMAIILLAAFWFAGGYRWAPDVYFWWLRLTAPKPPASDVVATFDGGQITIADVDAHLKLLLPEEYQSVAGSPETLLAVIEDMVTDELTRRWAAARQPDQDETFSHTMQHINESLNLESLDLQLHENEIPVSESEIQAYYESNKAQFGDLTLDQVREQIRQTLVSEREQDYIDQYIQRLKDNASISRNFDLLNVPAPSEDDLRRYYDVNLEQFQLPRQVLVDELQFAIGGDEAAARKNADDALLKIRSGATFEEVAQTIVGASFQGDITAPEGTREPEWDAAVFELTDGELSDVFRAGDSFYIVRLNQFRPARTKSLDEVRTEVLTAVQQQKTDEWFAANASKTIFTVKGKGYTLGEFYQEYQELPISTQSQYAGADGMQKLAEALIERLLLVEDTYDQLLDVQNKPLSDESRLQVLKQMMHQEEVDDKIQVTDEELQKFYDENIDLMALPPKARIRYIRIGLGQTEDEQKAARARADEAYKKLVPGLFQQGADFAGIAQEYSEDPETAAQGGELSEWIGESDDILAEVQLHPFHEVALALQPDEISQPFQFGDSLYIVQVIERSGPEQLPFEQAKPYIEEILTQQKHDEQMVQLQETLLKQANFVIYPTVLEKYFQELQTPAPLNPSP
- a CDS encoding L,D-transpeptidase family protein; the encoded protein is MRRSISRRDFLKLAGVGLGALAFRPFNLESYYTPKPLPQFPNSEIIGRILGTTQVTNRPSNDPLQASALGTLYDDNLVEWGREVVGNAVGLTNQRFLETPQGYVWASLVQPTRNLPNVPITAMPAGVSGFWAEVTVPYIDLALEGPVVSSWLQSLISYNFPPRLYYGQVVWIDQVRVDPSGVVYYRWNESPGHGYGPGDIFWADGAGLKILTEEEVAPISPDVDPNEKIIRVDLTYQTLGCFEGLREVYFCRISSGAEFNAYGERVDKWKTPTGDLSTHWKIISLNMSGGSSGAGYSTPAVPWVNMISGEGVAIHGAFWHNDFGERRSHGCINVKPEDAKWIFRWTTPHISLAQSEQRMTWPDHGTIASVTQIEV
- a CDS encoding rhodanese-like domain-containing protein, which gives rise to MKKRKARKFPVLLLAGGGLLLIVAAVMLGLQNGSIPATSSEPAVSSEHEEETFPEIERVSLEDAKAALDAGTAVFVDVRGVDAYNMSHIPGSLSIPLAELESRLTELNPNQWIITYCT
- the hflK gene encoding FtsH protease activity modulator HflK is translated as MTTNPPTPPPSFDWRGAYRRVTQAVARFIRILIGDGESPVDDLRAAFGHLNPRRIVWGILGLALAGYFATGIYVVAPGELGVVRRFGAVIEPRAAPGLHYRLPWPIDRVDVVNVSDVRREVVGVVEPEEGHEHPEPPSKLQVLSGDTNVIDVEIVVQYQVRDPQAYLLNVQYAPYRLVRDAVRQAVTTLMSQQPVDAILTTERQALQDDIRAETQKRLDEYNSGLVVVGINLQKAFPPDEVSAAFTDVNSAKEDKNRAINEASGYANSLIPEARGQAEKILADAEAYRSNVLGQANGAAQAFEAVLAEYQTNSKIYGEDVTRYRLYLEVLEKILPRVQIYTVDTENGTVNLRLFGNPASTPVPAP
- a CDS encoding DsbA family protein, yielding METITNSEDTITFKRSHFYSVLVVLAFAVGILTGYVVWGRTSPQTQVAANDQPVVQAPAVTQAPQFTRYDIPADGFPGIGPADAPIVIVEFSDFQCPFCKRFYDETYQQLMDAYPGKIRFVYRHLPLTSIHPEAFPAAEASMCANEQNAFPQYHNKLFENQDKLGRDLYLQIAADLSLDTDSFEECLATGRYKDLVQQDSDFALNLGVQSTPTFFINGLAIVGAQPISAFKQVIDMELAGEIPK
- a CDS encoding rhodanese-like domain-containing protein; the encoded protein is MFAGNKFFLLFMIATTLVLSACQSISASGVGEEVSIEGGSYRVVSVQELQGMLENKDFTMINVHTPWQGDIPQTDSRLAYDQISENQDQLPVEKDAKILVYCLTSGMAKKAVESLVDLGYTNIWMLDGGTTAWEEAGLTLKKE